The following proteins are co-located in the Solanum pennellii chromosome 1, SPENNV200 genome:
- the LOC107023127 gene encoding uncharacterized protein LOC107023127 produces the protein MDVIRPIEPKASNGHRFILVAIDYLIKWVEAITFKVVTEKVVVDFVHSNIICRFGIPRAIIIDNAANLNSNLMKEVCEQFKIVYHNSTPYQPEANQAVEAANKIIKKILRRIVQSNRQWHEKLPFSLL, from the coding sequence ATGGATGTCATCCGACCAATTGAGCCAAAAGCCTCTAATGGACATCGATTCATTTTGGTCGCAATTGATTACCTTATCAAATGGGTGGAGGCGATCACTTTCAAAGTAGTCACGGAGAAGGTGGTCGTGGATTTTGTCCATTCGAACATCATTTGTCGATTTGGTATCCCGAGAGCTATCATCATAGATAATGCTGCAAACCTTAATAGCAACCTGATGAAGGAGGTATGTGAGCAGTTCAAAATTGTGTACCACAATTCTACTCCATATCAACCAGAAGCTAACCAAGCTGTGGAGGCAGCCAACAAGATTATCAAAAAGATTCTCAGAAGGATTGTTCAAAGCAATAGACAATGGCATGAGAAGCTACCTTTTTCACTTTTATGA